A single region of the Neisseria zoodegmatis genome encodes:
- the fumC gene encoding class II fumarate hydratase, translating to MTTRTEHDTMGNVEVPAEAYWGAQTQRSRDNFKIGGETLPEPLINAMALVKKAAAYTNASLGRIQQKQADLIVKAADDVLAGKLAGQFPLVVWQTGSGTQSNMNMNEVLANRANEIAGTGLAAYQPVHPNDHVNHAQSTNDSFPTAIHVAAAIEINRLLIPAVKALRDILDAKAKAFAPIVKIGRTHLQDATPLTLGQEFSGYVSQLDHGLGRLNDALEGLYELPLGGTAVGTGLNSHPDYAVKAAEKLAELSGLPFVTAPNKFEALAGRDACVYASGALKTLAASLNKIANDIRWLASGPRCGLGEIKIPENEPGSSIMPGKVNPTQAEAMTMVCCQVFGNDVTIGMAGASGNFELNVYMPVIGYNLLQSVRLLGDACNSFNEHCAVGIEPVPEKIDYFLHHSLMLVTALNRKIGYENAAKVAKTAYKNDKSLRETAIELGLLSGEEFDELVKPEDMVAPR from the coding sequence ATGACTACTCGTACCGAACACGACACGATGGGCAATGTGGAAGTGCCTGCCGAGGCCTATTGGGGTGCGCAAACCCAACGCAGCCGCGACAATTTCAAAATAGGCGGCGAAACTTTGCCGGAGCCTTTAATCAACGCGATGGCGCTCGTGAAAAAGGCGGCGGCTTACACCAATGCCTCACTCGGCCGCATTCAGCAGAAACAAGCCGATTTGATTGTGAAGGCGGCAGATGATGTGTTGGCAGGCAAGCTGGCAGGGCAGTTTCCTTTGGTGGTGTGGCAAACCGGTTCGGGTACGCAGTCCAATATGAACATGAACGAAGTGCTGGCCAACCGCGCCAATGAAATCGCCGGCACGGGATTGGCTGCATATCAGCCCGTGCACCCCAACGATCATGTGAACCACGCCCAATCCACCAACGATTCATTCCCGACCGCGATTCACGTTGCCGCAGCGATTGAAATCAACCGACTGCTGATTCCGGCCGTGAAAGCGTTGCGCGATATCTTGGATGCAAAAGCCAAAGCGTTTGCACCGATTGTGAAAATCGGCAGAACCCACTTGCAGGATGCCACGCCGTTAACTTTGGGGCAGGAGTTTTCGGGCTATGTGAGCCAGTTGGATCACGGTTTAGGCCGTCTGAACGATGCTTTGGAAGGTTTGTACGAACTGCCGTTGGGCGGCACGGCGGTGGGCACGGGGTTGAACAGCCACCCCGATTATGCGGTAAAAGCGGCGGAAAAGCTGGCCGAACTTTCCGGCCTGCCGTTTGTTACCGCGCCGAACAAGTTTGAAGCACTCGCCGGCCGCGATGCGTGCGTGTACGCTTCGGGCGCACTCAAAACCCTTGCCGCCAGCCTGAACAAAATCGCCAACGATATCCGCTGGCTGGCTTCCGGCCCGCGCTGCGGTTTGGGTGAAATCAAAATCCCCGAAAACGAGCCGGGTTCTTCGATTATGCCGGGTAAAGTCAACCCGACCCAAGCCGAAGCCATGACTATGGTGTGCTGCCAAGTATTCGGCAACGACGTAACCATCGGCATGGCCGGCGCATCGGGCAATTTCGAACTGAACGTGTATATGCCCGTGATCGGTTACAACCTGCTGCAATCGGTGCGACTGCTCGGCGATGCCTGCAACAGTTTCAACGAACATTGCGCCGTCGGCATCGAGCCTGTGCCGGAAAAAATCGACTACTTCCTACACCACTCTCTGATGTTGGTAACGGCGCTGAACCGCAAAATCGGTTATGAAAATGCGGCGAAAGTGGCGAAAACGGCTTATAAAAACGACAAATCTTTGCGTGAAACGGCAATCGAGCTGGGCTTGCTCAGCGGAGAAGAGTTTGACGAGCTGGTGAAACCGGAAGATATGGTGGCGCCGCGCTAA
- a CDS encoding rhodanese-like domain-containing protein, which translates to MPITKGFKTLVNEAMSQITTHSVEEARRRAESGKATLIDIRDIRELEHSGRVPNAFHTPRGMLEFWVDPESPYHKPIFANEDTEFILFCGAGWRSALATKTLQDMGMTNVSHIDGGFAAWKEQNAPIEKNA; encoded by the coding sequence ATGCCGATTACAAAAGGATTCAAAACGCTGGTTAACGAAGCCATGAGCCAAATCACCACGCACAGCGTTGAAGAAGCGCGCCGCCGTGCCGAATCGGGAAAAGCCACCTTAATCGACATCCGCGACATCCGCGAACTCGAACACAGCGGCAGAGTGCCCAATGCGTTTCATACGCCGCGCGGGATGCTGGAATTTTGGGTTGACCCCGAATCGCCCTACCACAAACCGATATTTGCCAACGAAGATACCGAGTTTATTTTATTCTGCGGTGCCGGCTGGCGCAGCGCCTTAGCCACCAAAACCCTGCAAGATATGGGCATGACCAACGTTTCCCACATCGACGGTGGTTTTGCGGCGTGGAAAGAACAAAACGCGCCTATCGAGAAAAACGCTTGA
- the cysS gene encoding cysteine--tRNA ligase: MLTVYNTLTRQKEEFIPINPKNVRMYVCGMTVYDYCHLGHARVMVVFDMIARWLRAQGYPLTYVRNITDIDDKIIARAAENGETIGELTERFIRAMNEDAAALGVIRPDVEPKATEHVQQMLGMIQRLIDKAKAYAADNGDVYYAVREFAAYGQLSGKSLDDLRAGERVEVDGFKRDPLDFVLWKAAKPGEPAWESPWGQGRPGWHIECSAMSEELFGDTFDIHGGGADLQFPHHENEIAQSCGAHGGSCGHNRSGGKAIESHVKYWLHNGFIRVDNEKMSKSLGNFFTIREVLEKYDAEVVRFFILRAHYRSPLNYSDAHLNDAKGALTRLYTALKNTPPVEFAVSENANDYTRRFFAAMNDDFGTVEAIAVLFELANEVNKTNSSELAGCLKALGGIIGLLQRDPQEFLQGGSVSDGLSNEEIESLIEQRKQARAEKNWAESDRIRDLLNAENIILEDGAGGTTWRRG; this comes from the coding sequence ATGCTAACCGTTTACAACACCCTCACCCGCCAAAAAGAAGAATTCATTCCTATCAACCCGAAAAACGTGCGCATGTACGTCTGCGGTATGACCGTTTACGACTACTGCCACCTGGGGCACGCCCGTGTGATGGTGGTGTTCGACATGATTGCCCGTTGGTTGCGCGCGCAGGGCTATCCGTTGACTTATGTGCGTAATATTACCGACATCGACGACAAAATTATTGCCCGCGCCGCTGAAAACGGCGAAACCATCGGCGAGCTGACCGAACGTTTTATCCGAGCCATGAATGAAGATGCGGCGGCTTTGGGCGTGATCCGCCCCGATGTAGAACCGAAAGCCACCGAGCATGTGCAACAGATGTTGGGCATGATCCAACGCCTGATCGACAAGGCCAAGGCTTATGCCGCCGATAACGGCGACGTTTACTACGCCGTGCGCGAATTTGCCGCATACGGCCAGCTTTCCGGCAAGTCGCTGGACGATTTGCGCGCGGGCGAGCGCGTGGAAGTGGACGGTTTCAAACGCGACCCGTTGGACTTCGTTTTGTGGAAAGCCGCCAAGCCCGGCGAACCGGCGTGGGAAAGCCCGTGGGGGCAAGGCCGGCCGGGTTGGCATATCGAATGCTCGGCCATGAGCGAAGAGTTGTTCGGCGACACCTTTGATATTCACGGCGGCGGTGCGGATTTGCAGTTTCCGCACCATGAAAACGAAATCGCCCAAAGCTGCGGCGCGCACGGCGGTAGTTGCGGCCACAACCGTTCGGGCGGCAAAGCGATTGAAAGTCATGTGAAATATTGGCTGCACAATGGTTTTATCCGCGTCGATAACGAAAAAATGTCCAAATCGCTGGGCAACTTCTTTACCATCCGCGAAGTGTTGGAAAAATACGATGCCGAAGTGGTGCGTTTCTTTATTTTACGCGCGCATTACCGCAGCCCGTTGAATTATTCCGATGCCCATTTGAACGATGCCAAAGGCGCGTTAACCCGCCTGTACACCGCTTTGAAAAACACGCCGCCTGTCGAGTTTGCCGTCAGCGAAAACGCCAACGACTACACCCGCCGTTTCTTCGCCGCTATGAACGACGACTTCGGCACCGTAGAAGCGATAGCCGTGTTGTTTGAATTGGCCAACGAAGTCAACAAAACCAACAGCTCCGAGCTCGCGGGCTGCCTGAAAGCACTCGGCGGCATCATCGGTTTGCTGCAACGTGATCCGCAGGAATTTTTGCAGGGCGGCAGCGTTTCAGACGGCCTCTCCAACGAAGAAATCGAGAGCCTGATCGAACAGCGCAAACAAGCGCGTGCCGAGAAAAACTGGGCCGAATCCGACCGCATCCGCGATTTGCTCAACGCCGAAAACATTATTTTGGAAGACGGCGCGGGCGGTACGACTTGGCGACGTGGTTGA
- the rplQ gene encoding 50S ribosomal protein L17, whose translation MRHRNGNRKLNRTSSHRAAMLRNMANSLLSHETIVTTLPKAKELRRVVEPLITLGKKPSLANRRLAFNRTRDRDVVVKLFDDLGPRFANRNGGYVRILKYGFRKGDNAPLALVELVEKAEVSAE comes from the coding sequence ATGCGTCATCGTAATGGCAACCGTAAATTAAATCGTACTAGCAGCCATCGTGCTGCAATGTTACGTAACATGGCAAATTCTCTGTTGAGCCATGAGACTATTGTAACGACTTTACCTAAGGCTAAAGAATTACGCCGTGTGGTAGAGCCATTGATTACTTTAGGAAAAAAACCTTCATTGGCTAATCGCCGTTTAGCTTTTAATCGTACTCGCGATCGTGATGTAGTTGTTAAGCTGTTTGATGATCTGGGTCCTCGTTTTGCTAATCGTAACGGTGGTTATGTGCGCATTTTGAAGTATGGCTTCCGCAAAGGTGATAATGCTCCGTTAGCTTTGGTAGAGTTGGTTGAAAAAGCTGAAGTTTCAGCTGAATAA
- a CDS encoding DUF695 domain-containing protein, whose translation MIMKWFKQLLSDTSTPARSAPKLPEDWGSYLYQTDDNLPASNRLNLALQDLAPLAGMDQRTWITLKPRQPNEHGLTAPEEYPAICKIEDDITDALVARGAVMVGSVTGHGQFSLIFYSPDTQDYDKIIDGVMKSYGGYEYSYHSEADPEWEAYLRFLYPDAYEYQFIVNRKI comes from the coding sequence ATGATTATGAAATGGTTTAAACAATTACTGTCCGACACCTCCACTCCCGCCCGTTCCGCACCCAAGCTGCCGGAAGACTGGGGTTCTTACCTCTATCAAACCGATGACAATCTGCCCGCCAGCAACCGCCTGAATTTAGCCTTGCAAGACCTTGCTCCTCTGGCCGGAATGGATCAACGCACTTGGATTACGCTCAAACCCCGCCAGCCCAACGAACACGGCTTAACCGCACCGGAAGAATACCCCGCCATCTGCAAAATCGAAGACGATATCACCGACGCCTTGGTAGCGCGGGGCGCAGTTATGGTCGGCTCCGTAACCGGCCACGGCCAATTCAGCCTGATTTTCTACTCTCCCGACACACAAGACTACGACAAAATTATCGACGGCGTGATGAAGTCATACGGCGGCTACGAATACAGCTACCACAGCGAGGCAGACCCCGAATGGGAAGCCTACTTGCGCTTTCTCTATCCCGACGCCTACGAATACCAATTCATCGTCAACAGAAAAATCTGA